In the genome of Ictalurus punctatus breed USDA103 chromosome 3, Coco_2.0, whole genome shotgun sequence, the window tattatatatatatatatatatatatatatatatatatatatatatatatatatatatatatatatatatatatatacacacacacacatacatacacttgcATGGCGTACATGCACATCTTGTATTTTTGGCCCAGATTTACCTCCCAGCTGGCTTCCATCACATGCAGACCTCCTCTCCTCCTTGGAACAAAATCACTGGCCAacacagggagaaaaaaaaaacaaaaaacaatccaGTGTGACACTGAAGCTttttaatagaataaaaaaaataactgtgttatttattttataccacagccaaCAATTccaatgttattatttattaaagaaccaCACATTCTACATTTTATTCATctgtaattatatttattgcTGTGGAACGTCCGTGAAACAAGTTACTCCCTGttttcacttacgttatagcagctataaacagtccttccctcaccagccctctcttcattctctctctctcctttcttcaAGAGGGAACGGTCTGCTGTTATTCAAGATGAAGACGTCTCACCGAAGTGGCAGTCATTTGTACGGCTTAGCAGTAGCGAGACGAGGCTGCggtctgggttctccagttacGGCTCGTACCTAGAACCAGATGTGCTCTCGGCTGTTCCAGACACTCGAGACGGCCTTAAATCTCACGAGGAAcgaacattttcttttcagatctCAGAAACTCCACAGCGTGGAACTTCACCAACGCATAACTTCCTAGACGTTTGTGAGCCCTTTCGAAGTTCTCTAGAtatctgcataaacatgacctAAAACGTCGGCAGATACTCACACGGGTCCTAAACGTAAACAAGGAACCCAATTAAGCAATTGTTTTGGAATGggcaagtcaaagtcctgagcTTAATCCTgtagagatgttgtggaagcTGAAGCgagcagctcatgtgaggaaacacagcaacatcccagagttgaagctgttctgtgctgaggaacgggatagaactcctccgagccgatgcTCAGTTACTGCAAACGTTTAGCAGACGTTTAGATATTAGGGGCCTCACACCAGATAccgaaagcaaaggttcacattcTTTTGCCACTCAAagaatatgtaatattggatcattgtACGACCAATTATGATATTTTTATCCCTCATTTGTTTAAATCTAGTCCTTTTAGGACTTGaaacatctgatgatgttttagatcatatttaagCTCGTCTAACTCCTTCAGCTCCATTTTAGATGTTATTAATAagtttcttattattattatttatcgtagtatagtattataattattattattattattataagtgagAGTCAAATGAGAGTCAACTCTTTTTGGTGAGCTGagtcaaatgatctgactcaccGAAGAGAGCTGAAATACTGCTTTACATTTTTaaccagcttttttttttttcttttttcgggTCACGATAAAATTCTCACGTCCTATCATATAAGTTTTGAACATTTCTGTGGTAACGCAAGGAACCCAAGTTTTATAAGATTTCTCCACCTGAAAGAAGGTCCTTATTTCTGTGATTTTCATGCAGTGGTATGCAAAACGTCCACCTGCTGTCGTTTATTTCCCCAGCAGTACTGACTCAGTCTGTGCTGAACGGGACCTGGCGGCCGAACAGAACAGATGTGCGCTTAAAGCCAATAAAACATTGCGTATTAAACCTAATTCAATCTAATTGTCTCAGAGGCTTGTCAGCACTGAGGGCTTGAAGAAAAaccagcctgagagagagagagagagagagagagagagagagagagagaaacaggtgGAAGAGATCTGTTCAGAGCCAGATAAAACGTCTCGGGTCTGTCCTGAACACCCATCAGCACCATCACCGACTGTTTCTCAAGATAAAGATCGAGAAAAAAGAGCTATAAAGGAATGTTAATACGAGGCTTAGGCATGACGAGGATTTAAAGATCACACATGTTCAGCATTTATTAGGATTAACTTTTTGTCCTGATCTGAAAAGACAACAGAAATGTTTCGGTGATGTTGAGAATGAGATTAATCAATTTAGATCGAATCAAATTCTTCTCCGGGTGCCTTTGAGGTAACAGCTCAGGGAGGAAAACCAAACGCACCCGACGTTCCCCTTACCCCAGAGTCGGTTCATTAGTGTCAAAGATCAAAACAGTCacgtgcaaacttttgcatagTATCCGGGTGAAGTCGGGAAGTGACACCGGGGTAAGGAGataagaaaggaataaaacactccgtcTCGTGCTATTTGAGGAAATTAATGAGTGACGGGGTGATGCGTGACTGTGAAGACgtggtgtgaaggttggaagaaggtctAAGGACTTGAGCTGTCCtggcacagagccctgaccccaaccctacCGAACACCTTTGGGGAGAACCGGAGCCTCCTCGACATCAGCGTCTGACCTCACTCAAGCTCTTGCGGCTCTGAACGAACACAAATCCTAACAGCCACGCCCCGAAATCTAGCAGAAAGCCTTTCCCGGAAGAGAGCGGCGCTTGAGACGTTCAACATgaacatatggatgtgatggtcaggtgtgcacaaacGTTTGGCCACACGGTGCATCAGCGAGTGCAACGCTACATCACAGGCATGCCGTTACAGAAAatccaacaccttctgaccaatcaggttgaAGACGGTGATGTGGTCTCCAGTAATTGACACTCTTCACACACGTGCATTTGCAGAGATCTTTATTTCTGCGTTCAATTACAAATACTCTAAGTGTGATTCCAACCCCTCccctccaaaacaaacaaacaaacaaacaaacaaaagcaaaacagtAAACCTGCTCAACCCTTACATTAATAATCAATCCGAATACACTAATAAACCCAGCAAGTTCCATAAAATAGGAGTTTTTTTTACCGGGACAAAACAAGCGGCAgtctttctttgtatttttttagtgttaaaataaaatacacaccgTCCCAAATTGTTTTTACGggtattcattaataatttatagctacatttacacaagagcctttttttttaatcatttatttataagaaATCGATATGTACacgctttttttcccctcttcgACGTGTGAACTTTCCCCGCGCTGATTCAGATTTACACTTTAAgtacatatttataatattgaaGATATACACAGCAGAAGTGCTCCATCATTAACAGAGTGTTCAGTTGTCGAACCACGAGCGGCCGTTAGAGTCGTCGCTGTAACCGAGACGGAGGGAGAGccagagagggggaaaaaatgcgaaaaagaaagaacgaaggaagaaaagaaaaaaaaaaaaaagaaaaaaagagaagttaTGCATATGGATTTCACAGACGGAGGGAAAAAAGGTCTTAATAAATCCCACAGCCATCTGCGAGCCAACTGGCCGTCTTTCATCAGACGGACGATCTTCTCCAGATTAAAGAGCGAGCGCAGAAACACTGCTGTTCGCTACAAATCCCCGAAGGATACTTCTGATTACAGACTGCAGAGAGATTTAACAAAACGCAAACGCTTCAGGAAATATCTTGTATAGTCGTTTCACCACTGCAAACTGACCCGGACTTTCTGTTATCCATCGCGTCTCCTCGTTAATCGAGGAGAAAAACGGCTCTGGCGCTCCGTCTCCAGGCGTCTCCTAAAGTGCTTCGATTGACAGCGTTGCTGGGCCTATCACTGTCTGAGCAGATCTTTAAGGACCGCCCCTGCACTGGCGTCGGCTGCCACCGGAACGGGCGTGAACGTAGGGAGAGCGTCCGAGATGGGCTTCATGAGCAGGTGTCCACCCGCGGCCCCCCCGCCGCCGGCCGTTAACAGCGGAACAGCTGCGGATCGAGGTGCCAGGAACGGGTTCGAGTCCGCGCCGCGCTTCCCGCTGCCTGACGAGCCTGATGATTACAGTGACAGTGAGAACGCACAGGGAATATAAAGAGTTGAAACAATGAACGGTAACGTAATGACTTTACCGTAAGTGTTTGATTCCTCTTACATCACAGCGATTTCCCCAATTCTGcgattttgatttattaaaatgacaccttccttttttttttttttatccctttcTAGTTACGCTTAACGTCTGCAAAACAATAAGAAATTCTCCATActcgcaaaaaaaaagaaaagaaaaaaaaaaacctttcaagAGTCTCACCTGTCCTCTATATTTAGTTAGGCTAAGCTACAAACTAAAGCAAAGTCATCGGCAGGCACGTCCTACGCAAATATCCTAGAAAGAAAATGTCTCGGGGCAAAAATTGAATAAATCAATTCACAACCCTCCAGCCATTTCCGTGATGTGTACTGCTGTCGTACCTGCTGCAGTTGCGACGGAAGCGTTCCGGCCAGGAGGGGGCGCACTCAGAGGCTTAATGTCGTAAACGGGCAGTTTGGGAGCGGGCGCAGCCGGAGTGGACTCCACTTCTAGGAACTTCACAAACATCTCCGAGAAAGACTGCACAAGACATGAGAACATgagtgcgcgcgcgtgtgtgtgtgtgtgtgtatctgcatttttttttatgaatggaAATTACGCTGTTAGAAATGTTAGCTTGTGAAATCTTTGTCTACGTCACatgtttgtggtgtttgtggCACTCGCTCCATTGAGGTTTTAGATGTATATAGACATCTCTCAATATGACGctcccaccaccgtgcttcacaaccgtctttatttgtaaataattctgcaaccccccccccctcccccctctttctctgcgtgtttgtgtgtgtgaaacactCACCCCATTGAGGTTTTGGGTGTGGGTGGGTTTTTGGGGTGTGGTGGGGACACTCTGTACCGCTCTGCTGCCTCCTAACCACCCTGACACCCAACCGGTGACCCCCTtcctcacctcctcctccaacaTCTAAAAAGAAAGAGGCGGAAGGTCGCAGGGTCGTCACATGAGGTCATCAAAATGATTGCGCAACTCCATTACAGCAGGATTTATGCAGATTCTGTCTCGTAACAGATTGTTGTTATCACCATGGTAACCATGATAACAATTCTCAGACCGATCAGCATCTTTTATTtcgtgttttattcattatacacacacacacacacacacacacacacacacacgagtcctTTTCCTTAAACAGAGGCAGAAAGAGGTTTTTTGGAAAACGGGAAAATTTCAGATATggggcaggagagagagagagagagagagagagagagagagagagagagagagagaaagagagagagagagagagagagagagagagagagagagagagagagagaaagagagagagagagagagatagaaaggcagaaaatggaaaatagggatgaactggaaggatctggagagcactatatttattaaaaaaaaaaaaaaagtcagaagaATGCAAGCATGTGTGTGATCACAGCTGGCCGATACAGCTGCAGAGCTGGACACTGCCCCTGCTTTTGCTGAGCATCTGATGAACATGTTCCTTCACCCGACCTCTCTCAAGCTGAAGTTGGTTTCTCCATCTTTTCCGGTTGCCATGTTGCTCTAGAAATCACGCTATTTATTCCCCAGTCGTCAGTGTTTTTATTGTAGCCATGCCACTCTTCTTGTTATGGCACTCTTTCTAGATACTTGTGTTTGTACGGTTACTCTACAAGTTACCGCACTTTTTTGTTCAAGCTCTATGGCATCATTACAGTAGATCATTTACGGTATATTTATTACATCCCACGCAAAATAGGGCACTAGTGATGATTCTGATTCAGCCATGCTAGGAAAATGGGACCGAACAGCATCTAGCCTACACCGGTGGACATCTCAGAGGAGCGGGGGTGggataaaacaaaataaataaataaaaaagccagCCGTGTTCATGTTACTCGAATAAGTAAGTGTCCTTCGCTCTGGAACAGCACGAGCAGCAGGACAGAGAGTTCTGTAGAAAAATTATACGCACGTCAACAGTCATAAAAGAGCTCGTTAGAGGCTTCCCCGTAAACCCCACCCCCCTTCCCCCGTAACTAACGCGGCCACCTGCACTCCAGAACGTTTATCACAACCTCGAGAGTTTCAGCTCGGATTCTCTTGGTCCTCTCCAAACCGCACGCGATCTTTAAACGCGAGGTCTGTCCGCGACGCGAGACACGCCGTGATTTATTACAAAAGTGAAATACAGGCCAATGAAAGCACACGGGGCAGGGAAGTGAGAAGTTCCACCCTTTTTAATAAGTCTTGAAATTCCCACGACCCCGGAGTATTGGGGAGGGAACGCCGGAGAAGTGCTTCACGGCGCAGCAGAGCCAAACATGTCTAAAGAGACCAGGAGACGGATGAGAACATGAAGCGTGACTGGTGGAAGAAGTGTGAACAGATCACAGAGGAATGTGGGCTTGCTGAGGAAAAACACATGTAATATCTTATAGCGTAGCATATTTACCCAGGCGAGACCTTGGATTTATGCGTCGGAACCTGATTGGCTCGTGACAAGAAAAGTGGGCGTTCCAGAACAAACACGGCGTCAGACGCTAGCTCGTCTCCTGCAACACCACTGGCGAGTGACTCATCGCGCCTGTCCGTGGGATACGCGTGCGGTTATATCCGAACACTCCTTTCCAAACTGTTACCGTCCACCTTAGAGGTCCGCGTgaccttccgaccaatcggaTTCCAGAACTCGACAGCAGCGTGGTATGAAACGCTTTATTTCGATCCAGCAGGATATGAAAGCAGACTTTTAGAATTTAGCGGTCTTACAGTCCAAAAAGCAGACTTGATCAGAGACGGAGAAGAAAAGATAGAGAACAAAAATGAGAAGGTTAAAAATAACGGATTAATAAAAGGAATGCAGACAGAGTGCGAGAGGAAGGGAGCGAGAGGATGAACGGCAAGAAAAACAGGGCGTGTCCGCTCACCTTGTCCACGTCGTCCCGTTCCAATCCAACCACGTTACCCATGAGCCTCAGCACTTCGGCGCGTTTGTTTCTCGGCGTGTGGAAATATCCGAGAAACAGATTCCTCATTAGAACTCTGAGAAtgcgagggagagagaaagaagcgGTCCATGCCATGGAAACGACTTCAGTTTTAGTGATTTATAAACAGGATTCGAGTCATGGAAggaattcttttattttatttatttcttggtgagatttgcattttcttttgtgtgtgtgtgtgtggtgttttttttttgcgcttaCTTACTTGTCCACTTTGCCTTCAGTGCTGTTGAGAAGATCGGTCAGTTTGTGCTGGGCTTCATCCAGCATCTCCTGTCTCACTTcaactgcaacacacacacacacacacacacacacacactccttagTCGCCTGTTTTGGGGCATGGTGAGGAAAATATATGTCATCACGTCCATAAGCTCCCTAACTGCAGCCTTTCAGCAGGTTATTTATAAAGTAAACGATTACCTAACAAACGTCTGGAGCGCTCATTACGTCTGCGTTCGTGTGCGCGCGTGAGATATCATAAATATCTACAGTCTGGATGTTTAACACAGGagttgtgtgtgttaatatttgtaataaaaacaCTGGTAATGATGTGAGTAGGTCTGGGATGGTGACATAATGCTTTCTTTTTATGCGCGTGCacacgagcacacacacacacacttttacataCAGAGTGCTATTTTGAATACATATTTATAATCTGTTCCCTTCTCTATGAAAGTGAAAGCATGACTTTGGTGACTATaaaagacaaaagagagagagagagagagagagagagagagagaatgtgagatgtataataaataaataaaacgcagAACAGGTGGGGAAGCGATCTGTCTGTCTAGCAAAACTTCtgccctgaaaaaaaaaaaaaagcataaaaagagACTTCCTGTTGAGGAGCGAATCAGCACCGGGCACACCGGTGAGACGTGTAACTGAATAATTCAGCGGATTTATAGGTCTTCATCACGGCTGTGGATTAGACGTTCCTATTACTGGCCACATTTAACGAGCGGAGTCTACTGGAACGAGCGAGGAATAATAGTCTTTCCTCGGCCATGACTCCAGAAGTAGAATTCCACTTTAAGTCTGAGTATGTTTACACACGCCGAACGATCCAATAACTTTCATGAATGTAATTGACTAAAGTTGTGGTAAAACTCTGGATTTAAGcggcaaatttttttttctaactatCTATCAGTTAAtccctataaaaaaaaaaaattaaataaaaataattaaaaaaaaaaaagaagtgccaTAAAATAATGCTTCCTTTAAAAACACTAAGGTGCTTCGCTAGTAATTAGTATTCGAACCCTTacgagaaagaaaaacaatttaaaaataactacAACAAACAAAACTCTTCATTTTTCAACACCGATACGGATCGaccattttgatgacatcattccgcacttcagcttctcgtcagattttccgtccaatcaaacgctctgTAGAATCCGAAGCGTCCCGCCTCCAAGGTTATAACATCCACGGTACGAACCGTCAAGTACGGCTCGTAAACCGGGCTGTGGGCAAGTCGAATGCTATTTGGCTATTTAAAGAGGGGGAGGAGCCACACGATATGTCTCGCTcggacttcctgtttcagtggaaattacggcAGCACGTCCAGTGGCGTTTCGATACACTACATTTTAACAGGCCTAAACTTCCGTATTATTTACAATTCTACAAGCGAGAAAAATCAACCAATCAACGCTCTGAAAATGTAAGCTCTCACACCGCTAGGAATCTGTCCTCACCCTGTTTCTTCAGCTCCTCGATCTGCTCCTCCTTCAGGTCGAGCTGGTCAGTGAGGCGGGAAGCCGACTCTAACGCGGCAGTCGCCTCGTCCAGATTCAGCTGCaggcacacacgcacacacacacgcacacacacagagttacacAAAAACTGACAGGTCACTGACTTCACTTGCCATTCTGTGCGTCCACTGTTCTGGTACGAGACGGTAGTCGCCAAAAAGTATTCACCCTCAAGTAACGAATTAATTAATACGCTTTTCTTCCACTTCTGAGACCCACATGTATTTGGACAAGGGGCTAGGAACAAGACTAGAAGTTTCCGGGGACAAGGAATTCACCGAAGCCCGATTTTATGTCGACTACAAGCGCagcatgctttttattttttgttaatttaatgcACTAGCTGCAACGAGTGAATTAAGCCATTTTACACACAGAAAGTACAGACTGAAAGATATTTAAGCTTGCTTTCACACATGGCATTTTTTCCTCGTCCGAGCGCGCGTGTTCGACACGTAATCCTACAGGAAAACTTTCAAAAAGTGCTGCCACGTAGTCGTTGTGTTTTTCGTGCCACAGCGGACTTCCAGCAAACTTCCAACTTTTCAGAAAAGCCCAGAGTGACGCAAAGTTGTTTTCTTtaacctcctgaccaatcaagTGAGAGAAACAACTACGGAGGACGGAGTATTCTGCTTCCAAAGCTACAGCGAAGACAGACAACCTCCTCATCTCGTGAGTTACACCAATCTCAACTTCCCCTGCATTACTGATAAACAATAAATCCAGTTCAGAGAGCAAGCGTTCGCCGGGTTGACGTTACCTGCAGGGCGGAGGCTTGATCCTCCAGCCTGTCCGCtttcctcctccactcctccttctctttcttgtGTTTCTCCAGTTCTGCCGAGTACATGGCTTTCTCCTCTGGTGTATGAACAGGATGAAAAACACATCATTATTTAATTCTGTACCGTTTCCACCAGCACATATTTTTATACCAGCAATTATTTCTGTTCAGTCTGAAATACTGAAGTAGTTATTGTGCACTGATCCAGACATCACTACAATAAAACTATGAATTAAGGGACACaattaatgagaaaaaaagagaaaaaatctTCTTAGATGTCAATCTCTTATCCATTTTAAGATGTGATgtgaagagaaggaggaggaagaggtgtgTGTCTTGCCTTGCTGGAACTGCTCTAGCACCATCTGCAGGTTGGACAGAGATACTGCGTACTGGTTGACTTGTTCCTGAGCAGCATGGAGTTGAAGCACAGCCTCGTCCCTCTGCCTGGCTAGGACGTTCAGCTGCTCCTGAAGAGACTCCACCTGCAGACTGGCCTgctgactgcacacacacacacacacacacacacacacacacacacacacacacacacacatttatttatataaaatatttccatagaaaagaaagagaaatagaagCTCTCGAACCTGGCGCTCTCCACGGCGCTGGAGGACGACGTCAGCTTCTCGTCGAGCATCGCTACCCTGCGCCTGAGCTCGCTCTCCCGGGCCTCGGCCGCGAGCGCCTCCCGCGTGTACGAGTCCTCGATCTCCAGCAGGTGATTGCGGAGACGCTCCAACTCCAGCTTCTGCCTGTGCTCTTTTTCGCGAGTGTGCTGCAGCTATAGGGCGAGAGATAAACCAGAGATAGACAGAACGCGTGTGAGAGTAAGAGCAAGCCGTGTCGATACAATTCTATACAACCTCTCATCCGACGTATACAGAGACCTTACGAagtaaaataaagcttggaaggaagtagtcGAGATCTTCGGGGTCTCTGGTGAGGGTGTGTTGATAACACAGTTAGCTAGCTTTACTAATCTTGTGATCTGCTGGACAGCGCATGCCCACAAGCGACAAACTACAAGCGATACGAGCGAAACGCCGCTTGCGAGATGTTAATCAGAGGGAGTCCTACCTCACTCTGTAGGGCAGAAGTCTCCATCTGCTTCTGTTTAAGAGCCAGCATCACTTGGTCTCTCTCTTGCTGGAACGCCAGCGCTTTCTCCTGCATGGACTTCACCTCGTTCAGCAGCTGATTCAGCTCGCCGGTCTTACCCTGACAATTAAGcatgttaaaatgtgctgatggaagaagaagaagaagaacttgCCTGTACATCTACACTTACCTGCTCTTTATCTTTGAGCAGATTCTCCATGGCCGCAGCCTTCTCGGTGATGGTGCTGCACTGAAACTCTCGCTCCCGCAGCATCAGCGACACCTGCATGTTGGTCTCCTGCAGAGCCCGAAACTCCGTCTCTTTCTCCCGCGATTTCGCCGTCACGGCCTCGTTCTCCTCCTTCAGCTTCTTGACGTCCAGTTCGAGGATCAGTGCGCGCTCCTTCAGGTTTGTAACGGCCTGCTTCAGGACCTCGTTATCGTTTTCACGGTTGCGCAACGTTTCACTCACCTGTAGAGAACGAACAAGAAAGTGAGAAATACGCAAAAATGCCGTCTTACAGAGAATTCGGTTCTGGCGTTTTAACGAGAAACAACTATGACGTTGATGCTAGATAATAAGGTATGCTGGTTTGTGGGGGGTGTACGTGCACCCCCTGGTGGCCATCGCATGTAGTAGCGATGTACCACCACAATTCTAAAGATTTTAAGCAGATGGATAAAGAAAGAGGAGTATGCACGCGACACTCACTTGGTTCAGTTGGTCTCCTTTGGTCTTGATAAGCAGGTCTTTCTCTCTGAGGGACCGCTGCAGGGTCTCGATCCTCTCCCGTGCTTGCCTGAGCTCCTCGGCATGGCCCCTTTGCTCGTTTCCTGACAAAGACGCAGAATTTGCCAAGCGATGGTTGTTCTCCTGAAGCGTTCTCAACATATCCTGCTTCTCGGCTAACGCCCTTTGTAACGATTCCAGTTCTTGTCGTAAGTTCTCATCTTGAACAACTGGCAGTTTTGGTGGTGCGTCCTGGGCACTCTGATGTCCTACAGTTTGGACAGGTTGTGCGGAAAGGTCTGGGACCTGAGAAACGCTGTCAAGCTTTCCAAGCAGGACGTCTTTAGTGCTACTAAGCTGGCTGATGGTCTGCTGGACCTGGGCAAGTTCCTGACTCAAACTGCCCAGCCTTTTCTCCTTCTGCTCGTAGCTTTGGATGAGTCTCGTGTAATCGCCCGAGAGTTTGGAGCTGCAGTCGCTGTCAGCTGACACCTGGCCTTGGAGGTTAAGAAGCTCTTCCTGCAGCTGGGCAGATTCATGCTGCATGTTCTTCACAGTCGTGATCACCTGTTGCTTCCACTCGTCCATCTTCTTGACCTGCTGCTTGAGGTTGTCTCTCTCATGTAAGAGCTCCTCGAACTGATTGCTGCTCACGCCACCTGAACCACTGCTTCCAGAGTCTCCACCAGATGCTTGGAGAACAGTGACCAATGTTTGGCATTTCTGCGTAAGAGCATCGATTTCAATGTCCTTCTCGCGGATGATCCGAGACAAGTTCTGAATGGTCTCTCGGAACATCTCCTGGCTTCCGGAAGGGTCACTCATAGTAGACAGGCGCTGGTTTTCTTGCTGGAGCTTGAGTAACGCCGATTCCTTGGCCGCGACTATTTCCATGATGCGATGGTATTCCGAACGCAGGTGGCTGTTCTCGCGTGCTTTTTCATTCAGTACAGCGAGCACTTGCTCTCGCTCGACCGCATAAGCTTGCATCTGCTGCTGAAGCAACAGAACATCCTGGCTATAGCCTCCTGAAACACGAGCGTGAAGCGCTTGGATTTCTAGATCCTTCTGAAGCACTATTTGAGAAAGTTTGCCAAGTTCATCACGAGAGACCGCAAGTTGATCGAGCTGCTTGGTCAAAGAGAGGTTCTTTTCGTTTAGCTGGAGGATCTCGGTCTCTTTCTCCTTGATGCCCTTTACGAGTTTTTCTATCTCCACCTTGGACAAGTCATGCTTCTCATTGCCATTCTCGCCACCGAGTGAACGAGTCTTGTCCTCTTGGAGGATTTCCACAGTCGGAGGTCGACTTGGTACGCTGAGTGTTTCCATCTCCACCTGCAGCCTCGTGATTTCCTCATCCTTGGCACCGATCAGTTTTTCGTAGTTGAGGGTGCTTTGCTCGTGTCTCGACCGAGCCTGCTCCAGTTCGTTCTGGTGCACCTGTAACGCATGCTGCGACTGTATGAGCGATTCCCGTTGTTGTTCTGACGTTGCCCTGATCGTACTTGCTTCTTCCTCAAATCTGTCTCTAGCAGCTTTGAGCTGTGCGACTTCAGTTTCCAGCTCGGTGATTATGTCCAGCGTCCTTGGTTCGGACATCGGCTGCGGTCGACTCTGCTGATCCTTCAGGCGGTCGATTTCCTCCTTCAGGTGACTGTTCTTCTCCTTCATGGCCCCTAGTTGCTTGTCCTTCTCCTCGACTACTTTCCTTAGTGCGTCACTTTCTTGTCTTGCCTGCGAGATCCTGGCCTCTAAATCCTGCTGCGCTTCATCAGCCCGAGCTTTTAATGACGCCGCAAAAGCATCCTTCTCCTGTAAAAGCTCGGTGAGCTGCTTCTGTCCAGCCACGGTGATGTCCAACATCTCACTGGTGTCTTTGTGGTCGGCCACCATCTGCTCCATCTCACGCTTTAGCTTGGCGATCGTCAGGTCCTTCTCCTGGTTTAACTTTACGGCGCGTTCGTGTTCCATCTGCAATGCAG includes:
- the trip11 gene encoding thyroid receptor-interacting protein 11, with the translated sequence MASWLGGLGSGLGQSLGQVGGSLSSFTGQISSFTKDILLEGAEEVGDAATELHVSNSKLLELESALSAQKSEYERLRRINGELEEKLEAAEIQVKQQSAEYRTVLQQKEVDISHLKARQSSLQEEVQKLRLSAQDFSSSSSNPAVLPVTTVATTTGSSSSFLSRPSAGHHGFHGDEVDLSDVLWSQQEINRLSHEVQRLEADVAHWRRVAQASKVSGAEKGGDHGEILKLQRTIKELREEMGHEVDEHQHELTALQDAHRQKMADMAKRHRDELAEYEERIEELEEQLQSGTAATLHTPAAASPDSSKLEELQAAILTLREEAELQNTKCSELAASLEEARRQGAELQREKDEAKAENSELLQNYTRLQSSVSELQTRVQEQESKAMVKAQHDGEMHALRKALADAEKEVSRLKSLTEINAEVEHADILEFNTALDALRAEKEELEKEKSALVENLRLAENRGTWSEAEGSEDLQLELTDLKKQLEQREEALKQAHASMDTLTAELEELDRQNQEATQHLITMKDQLAAQKSQAEAEVSRLKSELTTSLGQKEALGQELAAQKEKLSQSAFTLNDLHMGKQQLEATIKELRDKLKKSQELGKETRTEASELKKLLQERETQLDALREDLSQAGERGDEVKGQMKVLEEKENEIQDVRRELAELKVLFEKVSSEDFELKMENRKLKEDRVQALEKLEDLDRELQDGQASLSRAVFEKDTRIEALKLEKNQLEVELSQAENRLLDQAKQYQQTVEELTRARSLDASALQMEHERAVKLNQEKDLTIAKLKREMEQMVADHKDTSEMLDITVAGQKQLTELLQEKDAFAASLKARADEAQQDLEARISQARQESDALRKVVEEKDKQLGAMKEKNSHLKEEIDRLKDQQSRPQPMSEPRTLDIITELETEVAQLKAARDRFEEEASTIRATSEQQRESLIQSQHALQVHQNELEQARSRHEQSTLNYEKLIGAKDEEITRLQVEMETLSVPSRPPTVEILQEDKTRSLGGENGNEKHDLSKVEIEKLVKGIKEKETEILQLNEKNLSLTKQLDQLAVSRDELGKLSQIVLQKDLEIQALHARVSGGYSQDVLLLQQQMQAYAVEREQVLAVLNEKARENSHLRSEYHRIMEIVAAKESALLKLQQENQRLSTMSDPSGSQEMFRETIQNLSRIIREKDIEIDALTQKCQTLVTVLQASGGDSGSSGSGGVSSNQFEELLHERDNLKQQVKKMDEWKQQVITTVKNMQHESAQLQEELLNLQGQVSADSDCSSKLSGDYTRLIQSYEQKEKRLGSLSQELAQVQQTISQLSSTKDVLLGKLDSVSQVPDLSAQPVQTVGHQSAQDAPPKLPVVQDENLRQELESLQRALAEKQDMLRTLQENNHRLANSASLSGNEQRGHAEELRQARERIETLQRSLREKDLLIKTKGDQLNQVSETLRNRENDNEVLKQAVTNLKERALILELDVKKLKEENEAVTAKSREKETEFRALQETNMQVSLMLREREFQCSTITEKAAAMENLLKDKEQGKTGELNQLLNEVKSMQEKALAFQQERDQVMLALKQKQMETSALQSELQHTREKEHRQKLELERLRNHLLEIEDSYTREALAAEARESELRRRVAMLDEKLTSSSSAVESASQQASLQVESLQEQLNVLARQRDEAVLQLHAAQEQVNQYAVSLSNLQMVLEQFQQEEKAMYSAELEKHKKEKEEWRRKADRLEDQASALQLNLDEATAALESASRLTDQLDLKEEQIEELKKQVEVRQEMLDEAQHKLTDLLNSTEGKVDKVLMRNLFLGYFHTPRNKRAEVLRLMGNVVGLERDDVDKMLEEEVRKGVTGWVSGWLGGSRAVQSVPTTPQKPTHTQNLNGSFSEMFVKFLEVESTPAAPAPKLPVYDIKPLSAPPPGRNASVATAAGSSGSGKRGADSNPFLAPRSAAVPLLTAGGGGAAGGHLLMKPISDALPTFTPVPVAADASAGAVLKDLLRQ